From the genome of Methanobrevibacter smithii ATCC 35061, one region includes:
- the aspS gene encoding aspartate--tRNA(Asn) ligase: MQGLLNEWRRTNYTKNVTPDLTGQDVIVMGWVHEIRDLGGIIFVIIRDREGKVQITAPSKKVDAEILEDIRKLRKESVVAIKGTVQEANQAPTGVEIIPKEINLLNLANQPLPMDPTDKVKAEIDTRLDSRFIDLRRDNVSAIFKIKNRMFHTIRDFFYENGFMEINTPKLVASATEGGTELFPITYFEKEAFLGQSPQLYKQMMMSSGMDKVFEIGQIFRAEEHDTLRHLNEAVSIDAEASFMDDIDVMKILNNMLEQVIIDINEDCKEELNILEHEMPVPDGPFPVVTYDEAVDIVNSRDVEMSWGEDLSRAGEKALGDVMGGFYFLTEWPSEIKPFYVMPNSKDPTKAHAFDLMYNNLELSSGATRVHQYDVLVKQIEEKGLNVASFGSYLKAFEYGMPPHAGWGVGADRLAMVLTGVENIRETVLFPRDRHRLTP; this comes from the coding sequence ATGCAAGGTTTATTAAATGAATGGAGAAGAACAAATTATACTAAAAATGTCACTCCTGATTTAACTGGACAAGATGTCATCGTCATGGGTTGGGTACATGAAATCCGTGATTTAGGTGGAATCATCTTTGTTATTATTAGAGATAGAGAAGGTAAGGTACAAATTACCGCACCAAGTAAAAAAGTAGATGCAGAAATACTTGAAGATATTAGGAAACTTAGAAAAGAATCCGTTGTAGCTATTAAAGGTACAGTTCAGGAAGCTAACCAAGCACCTACTGGTGTTGAAATTATTCCTAAAGAAATTAATCTTTTAAACTTAGCTAATCAGCCACTTCCTATGGATCCTACTGATAAAGTTAAAGCTGAAATTGATACCAGGTTAGACTCCAGATTCATTGATTTAAGAAGGGATAATGTCAGTGCTATTTTTAAAATTAAAAATAGAATGTTCCATACTATAAGGGATTTCTTCTATGAAAATGGATTTATGGAAATTAACACTCCAAAACTTGTAGCTTCTGCTACTGAAGGAGGAACTGAACTTTTCCCAATTACATATTTCGAAAAAGAAGCATTCTTAGGTCAGTCTCCACAATTATACAAACAGATGATGATGTCTAGTGGAATGGATAAAGTATTTGAAATCGGTCAAATTTTCAGAGCTGAAGAACATGATACTTTAAGACACTTAAATGAAGCTGTTTCTATTGATGCGGAAGCTTCTTTTATGGACGATATTGATGTAATGAAAATACTTAATAATATGCTTGAACAAGTTATCATTGACATTAATGAAGACTGTAAAGAAGAATTAAATATATTAGAACATGAAATGCCTGTTCCTGACGGTCCTTTCCCTGTTGTAACTTATGATGAAGCAGTTGATATTGTAAACTCCAGAGATGTTGAAATGAGCTGGGGTGAAGATTTATCCCGTGCAGGTGAAAAAGCATTAGGTGATGTAATGGGAGGATTCTACTTCTTAACTGAATGGCCTTCTGAAATTAAACCATTTTACGTAATGCCTAATTCCAAAGACCCTACTAAAGCACATGCATTTGATTTGATGTATAATAACTTGGAATTATCCTCTGGTGCTACTCGTGTACACCAATATGATGTTTTAGTAAAACAAATTGAAGAAAAAGGATTAAATGTAGCTTCATTTGGCAGCTACTTAAAAGCTTTCGAATATGGTATGCCTCCTCATGCTGGTTGGGGTGTAGGTGCTGACAGATTAGCTATGGTACTTACAGGTGTTGAAAATATTCGTGAAACAGTTCTCTTCCCAAGAGACAGACACAGATTAACTCCTTAA
- a CDS encoding MATE family efflux transporter: MSGNSNVEILRGDPKKAINKLAYPIIGSLLLVMLNNIIDSVWVAGLGSDPLAAIGYITPLFMILVGVGNGIGAGANSLISRFIGAKDKKGADSATAHSLILSIIISIGFMVLFIAILDPILKIMGASEVLNYCKEYGVVLFIWTFSLVIPAIIGGIFRAEGDVNRATLPLAVTAIANMILDPIFIYGLNQGLAGAAMATGIAGLIGLLMQIYWIYVKKNTYLSYSLKNFKNNMKMYADILAVGIPASLEQLIMAILAIIVNFLLTVVAGTTAVAVYTAGWRIISVGIIPAVGVGTAAVTVAGVSYGARNYDKIKTTVRYAVKLGFIVSLITCILIHVFAGQIAYIFSYSSNSSQLAPLITKFLQLMCLFVLFVPFGATAANVFQGLGKGTVSLGLTIMREFILVLLFACLFAFPLGLGEIGVYIGMLAGGFIGSIIAYIIIEIYVKRLIGGQKHGA; this comes from the coding sequence ATGTCAGGAAATTCAAATGTAGAAATATTAAGAGGAGACCCTAAAAAGGCAATAAACAAATTAGCTTACCCAATTATTGGAAGTCTACTTCTAGTAATGTTAAATAATATTATAGACAGTGTATGGGTCGCAGGTTTGGGTTCAGACCCTCTAGCTGCAATAGGTTATATTACCCCATTATTTATGATTTTAGTAGGGGTGGGAAACGGTATAGGGGCCGGAGCAAACTCCCTTATTTCAAGGTTTATAGGAGCTAAAGATAAAAAAGGAGCAGACAGTGCAACAGCACATTCATTAATATTAAGTATAATTATTTCAATAGGTTTTATGGTGCTTTTCATTGCAATATTAGACCCTATATTAAAAATTATGGGAGCAAGTGAAGTATTAAATTATTGTAAAGAATATGGAGTAGTACTGTTTATCTGGACTTTTTCATTAGTAATACCTGCAATCATCGGAGGAATATTTAGAGCAGAAGGAGATGTAAACAGAGCAACACTTCCCCTTGCAGTTACTGCTATTGCAAACATGATATTGGATCCAATATTTATTTACGGATTAAATCAAGGTCTAGCAGGAGCCGCTATGGCAACAGGAATAGCCGGACTTATTGGACTTTTAATGCAAATTTACTGGATTTATGTTAAAAAGAACACTTATCTTTCATACAGCCTTAAAAACTTTAAAAATAACATGAAAATGTATGCAGATATTTTAGCAGTAGGAATTCCAGCCAGTTTAGAACAGTTAATCATGGCTATACTTGCAATTATAGTTAATTTCTTATTGACAGTAGTCGCAGGAACCACAGCTGTTGCAGTATATACAGCAGGTTGGAGAATCATCTCTGTAGGAATCATTCCTGCAGTAGGAGTAGGAACCGCAGCAGTTACAGTAGCAGGAGTATCTTATGGTGCCCGTAATTACGATAAAATTAAAACAACTGTCAGATATGCAGTGAAACTAGGATTTATAGTTTCATTAATAACATGTATTTTAATCCATGTCTTTGCGGGACAAATTGCATATATATTTTCATATTCATCAAACAGTAGCCAATTAGCCCCACTAATAACAAAATTCCTACAGTTAATGTGTTTATTTGTATTGTTTGTACCATTTGGAGCAACAGCGGCAAATGTATTTCAGGGACTTGGAAAAGGAACTGTTTCACTTGGTCTAACAATTATGAGAGAGTTTATTTTAGTTTTACTCTTTGCATGTTTGTTTGCATTCCCATTAGGTCTTGGAGAAATAGGAGTATATATTGGAATGCTTGCAGGAGGCTTTATTGGTTCTATAATCGCATATATAATCATTGAAATCTATGTTAAACGTCTAATTGGAGGTCAAAAACATGGGGCTTGA
- a CDS encoding cobalt-precorrin-8 methylmutase — protein MKNQMFMGASTKQGYDIATKSREIIRGLIGDDIKDLAPAERDIVERIVHSTADPEYAKLVHMSADFVEAAMTSLRNKETILTDINMVKYGITQYEGEVECFIKNEEVKKIAKENQITRAAAAMRYAARNDFEGIVVSGNAPTAVFEAMDLYEKGEMNLKAIVGVPVGFVGAADSKEALRNSNIPNIIVEGPKGGTPIAVACVNSLIQNL, from the coding sequence ATGAAAAATCAGATGTTTATGGGTGCATCAACTAAACAAGGTTATGATATAGCTACTAAAAGTAGGGAAATTATTCGCGGCCTTATTGGTGATGACATTAAAGATTTGGCTCCTGCTGAGAGAGATATTGTTGAACGTATTGTTCACTCTACAGCTGATCCAGAATATGCTAAACTTGTACATATGAGTGCTGATTTTGTTGAAGCAGCTATGACTTCTTTAAGAAATAAAGAAACAATTTTAACTGATATTAATATGGTTAAATATGGTATAACTCAATATGAGGGAGAAGTTGAATGTTTTATTAAAAATGAGGAAGTTAAAAAAATAGCTAAAGAAAATCAAATTACAAGAGCGGCTGCTGCTATGAGGTATGCTGCAAGAAATGATTTTGAAGGAATTGTTGTTTCTGGTAATGCTCCAACAGCTGTTTTTGAAGCTATGGATTTATATGAAAAAGGTGAAATGAACCTTAAGGCTATTGTTGGAGTTCCTGTTGGTTTTGTAGGTGCTGCAGATTCAAAAGAAGCTTTAAGAAATTCAAATATTCCAAATATTATTGTTGAAGGCCCTAAAGGTGGAACACCAATAGCTGTGGCTTGTGTAAACTCTTTAATTCAAAATTTATAA
- a CDS encoding BaiN/RdsA family NAD(P)/FAD-dependent oxidoreductase encodes MEEFDIAIIGGGPAGIMAAIAASADLNVVLLEKNSSLGSKLLITGGGRCNITNEKPIKKLLNSFHDKNFLKHSFYTFTNEMLLDLFRNRGLDFIVEDNNRVFPETEKSQDILAILKYYLKDITIKYNYEVSDIKKEDNFIINNDIIAEKVIIATGGATFPKTGSTGDGYYLTDNPVTDIKYGLVPLITKKDLSDIAGITLYDVVIKYKTFKIKGNVLISHVGLTGPGILNISSEISRNTDYNILDNGDIELDEVLSVDLCPDVNQEELRVKFTNDFQDKGKTFIKNYLKYFLTNNFIKFFLEHLEIDGETQLSRINKKQKNKLIEALKNFKFEISGFNKDLSHVTLGGINIENINPKTMESTITDDLYFAGEVLEPVGPTGGYNLKIAFSTGYLAGLSASKE; translated from the coding sequence ATGGAAGAATTTGATATAGCTATAATTGGCGGAGGTCCTGCAGGAATAATGGCTGCAATTGCTGCTTCTGCAGATTTGAATGTTGTATTGCTTGAAAAAAACTCATCTTTGGGCAGCAAACTTCTTATTACTGGAGGGGGCAGATGCAATATAACTAATGAAAAGCCAATTAAAAAGCTATTAAATTCTTTTCATGATAAAAACTTTTTAAAACACTCTTTTTACACTTTTACAAATGAAATGCTACTGGACTTATTTAGAAACAGAGGTCTGGATTTTATAGTTGAAGATAATAATAGGGTATTTCCTGAAACAGAGAAATCTCAGGATATATTGGCTATTTTAAAATATTACTTAAAAGATATAACTATAAAATACAATTATGAAGTTTCAGATATTAAAAAAGAAGATAATTTTATAATAAATAATGATATAATTGCTGAAAAAGTCATAATAGCTACTGGTGGAGCTACATTTCCAAAAACAGGTTCAACTGGAGACGGATATTATCTGACGGATAATCCGGTTACAGATATTAAATATGGACTAGTTCCATTAATAACTAAAAAAGACCTGTCAGACATTGCAGGAATTACATTATATGATGTTGTTATAAAATATAAAACCTTTAAAATTAAAGGCAATGTTTTAATAAGTCATGTAGGTTTAACAGGGCCGGGAATTTTAAATATAAGTAGTGAAATTTCCAGAAATACTGATTATAATATTTTGGATAATGGGGATATTGAATTAGATGAAGTGTTGTCTGTTGATTTGTGTCCTGATGTTAATCAGGAAGAATTAAGAGTTAAATTTACCAATGATTTTCAGGATAAGGGAAAAACATTTATTAAAAACTATTTAAAATACTTTTTAACTAATAATTTCATTAAATTCTTTTTGGAACATCTTGAGATTGACGGGGAAACTCAGTTAAGCAGAATTAATAAAAAACAAAAAAATAAGTTAATTGAAGCTTTAAAAAATTTCAAATTTGAAATCTCCGGTTTTAATAAAGATTTAAGCCATGTTACTTTAGGTGGAATAAATATTGAAAATATTAATCCTAAAACTATGGAATCAACAATAACTGATGATTTATATTTTGCTGGTGAGGTTTTAGAACCTGTTGGTCCTACTGGCGGTTATAATCTTAAAATTGCATTTTCTACAGGATATTTGGCAGGTTTGTCTGCATCTAAAGAATAA
- the ilvD gene encoding dihydroxy-acid dehydratase — translation MKSDNIKKGIQRAPHRSLLRACGLGDNDFDKPFIGIANSFTEIVPGHIHLRELVEFVKEGIIAAGGIPFEFNTMAICDGISMNHEGMKYSLPSREIIAATVESMAKGHSFDGLVLMPSCDKVVPGMLMGAARVDVPTIVVTGGPMAAGQYKGKNADLITVFEAVGQESAGKISEEEVYEIEKCACPGAGSCSGLFTANTMACVTETLGLSLPFCATTHAADKANEKMAYNSGKQIIKLVEADLKPSDILTQEAFNNAITVDMALGGSSNTALHIPAIANEVEDVEVTLDLFDKISRVVPHICLISPAGTDTMMDLHKAGGIPGVLKTLGDKIDTSAITVTTKTLGENIKDVEVTNTDVIHPLDNPIHKDGGIAILKGNIAPNGSVVKKGAVSPDLMHLKGPAKVFNSEEEVTQAIFDHEVEEGDILVIRYEGPKGGPGMREMLNPTSALAGMQIKNVGLITDGRFSGGTRGPCIGHVSPEAMSDGPIGAIEDGDIIEIDIENRFINVELSDEEISNRLANRKNPKRDVDGWLSIYSKVVQSADTGAILR, via the coding sequence ATGAAAAGTGACAATATTAAAAAAGGAATTCAAAGAGCACCACATAGGTCTTTACTTAGGGCATGCGGTCTTGGAGATAATGATTTTGATAAACCTTTTATTGGAATAGCTAACAGTTTCACAGAAATTGTTCCCGGACATATTCATCTTAGAGAACTTGTTGAATTTGTAAAAGAAGGAATAATAGCTGCTGGTGGTATTCCATTTGAATTTAACACTATGGCTATTTGTGATGGAATCAGTATGAATCATGAAGGAATGAAATACTCACTTCCTTCCAGAGAAATCATAGCTGCCACTGTTGAAAGTATGGCTAAAGGACATAGCTTTGACGGATTAGTGCTTATGCCCAGCTGTGATAAAGTAGTTCCAGGTATGCTTATGGGAGCTGCCAGAGTGGATGTTCCTACAATCGTAGTTACCGGAGGACCAATGGCAGCAGGACAATACAAAGGTAAAAATGCAGATTTAATTACAGTATTTGAAGCTGTCGGTCAGGAATCTGCTGGTAAAATATCTGAAGAAGAAGTCTACGAAATTGAAAAATGCGCCTGCCCCGGTGCAGGCAGCTGCTCAGGATTATTTACTGCAAATACCATGGCATGCGTAACAGAAACTCTCGGATTGTCCCTGCCGTTTTGTGCTACAACACATGCAGCAGATAAGGCAAATGAAAAAATGGCTTACAATTCAGGAAAACAAATTATAAAATTAGTAGAAGCTGACTTAAAACCTTCTGATATTTTAACACAGGAAGCATTTAACAACGCAATTACAGTAGACATGGCTCTTGGAGGATCAAGCAATACAGCACTTCATATTCCAGCAATAGCTAATGAAGTTGAAGATGTTGAAGTTACTCTTGATTTATTTGACAAAATCAGCAGAGTAGTTCCCCATATTTGTCTAATTTCACCAGCAGGTACAGACACAATGATGGATTTACATAAAGCTGGAGGAATTCCAGGAGTATTAAAAACACTTGGAGATAAAATCGACACATCTGCTATTACTGTTACAACAAAAACATTAGGGGAAAACATAAAAGATGTTGAAGTTACAAATACTGATGTCATTCATCCATTAGATAACCCTATACATAAAGATGGGGGAATAGCTATATTAAAAGGAAATATTGCGCCTAATGGATCAGTTGTTAAAAAAGGTGCAGTTTCACCAGATTTAATGCATCTCAAAGGACCTGCTAAAGTATTCAACAGTGAAGAAGAAGTTACTCAAGCTATATTTGACCACGAAGTGGAAGAAGGAGACATTTTAGTAATCAGATATGAAGGTCCTAAAGGCGGTCCTGGAATGAGGGAAATGTTAAATCCTACCTCTGCACTTGCAGGTATGCAAATCAAAAATGTAGGACTCATTACAGATGGAAGATTCTCAGGAGGAACTAGAGGCCCATGTATCGGACATGTATCACCTGAAGCAATGTCTGACGGTCCAATTGGAGCCATTGAAGATGGAGATATAATAGAAATTGATATTGAAAACAGATTCATAAATGTAGAACTATCTGATGAAGAAATATCAAATAGATTAGCTAATAGAAAAAATCCAAAAAGAGATGTTGATGGATGGTTATCAATATACAGTAAAGTTGTTCAATCAGCAGATACCGGAGCTATATTGAGGTAA
- a CDS encoding signal peptidase I, with protein MTDYKEIISYIVILAVVLIAAQHLNVVVSGSMEPVFYRGDIVAVEKADFLGIHEFDPSDVRVGDIVVYDATWYNEPVIHRVINITQINGTTYYMIKGDHNSHPDPYYATADQINERVLTWDGHPIVIPYIGNISLWLRGL; from the coding sequence GTGACAGATTATAAAGAAATCATATCTTACATCGTTATTCTTGCAGTAGTTTTAATAGCTGCCCAACACTTAAATGTAGTTGTCTCAGGAAGTATGGAACCTGTTTTCTATAGGGGAGATATTGTAGCTGTTGAAAAAGCTGATTTTTTAGGAATTCATGAATTTGATCCTAGTGATGTTCGGGTAGGAGACATTGTTGTTTACGATGCAACATGGTATAATGAACCTGTAATTCATAGGGTAATTAATATTACACAAATAAATGGAACAACGTATTATATGATTAAAGGAGACCATAACAGTCATCCTGACCCATATTATGCAACAGCAGATCAAATAAATGAAAGGGTATTGACTTGGGATGGCCATCCTATTGTTATTCCATATATTGGAAATATTTCTCTTTGGTTAAGAGGTTTGTAA
- the hemL gene encoding glutamate-1-semialdehyde 2,1-aminomutase, producing MFSKDLFQESKKFIPGGVSSPVRAFEPYPFFVKKASGSKIYDVDGNKYIDHCLAYGPLILGHADPKVVREVSNQLTIGSAYGTPTENEIILAKEVVDRIPSAEMVRFVNSGGEATMSAIRLARGFTGKDKIIKFDGAYHGAHDYTLVKGEPGKSCVPDTKGIPLDTAKNTYSVPFNDEEALSDLIQKDGDNIACLIMEVVMGNIGCIEPKKGFLEFVRKITEENNILLIFDEVITGFRLARGGAQEYYGVTPDLTTMGKIVGGGLPMGAFAGKKEIMELIAPNGPVYQAGTFSGNPISVQAGISTLKQLDNQFYKDLERKGNFLRSNIQSIIDEQGYNITPVGCGSMFQIYFNPAPVYNNDDAHNSDAKRFLRYFRALLKEGVFIPPSQFECNFISSAHSMEDLTQTAEAIEVALEVAFKKKG from the coding sequence ATGTTTTCCAAAGATTTATTCCAAGAATCCAAAAAATTCATTCCTGGGGGAGTTAGCTCTCCAGTTCGTGCATTTGAACCATATCCATTTTTTGTTAAAAAAGCTAGCGGTTCAAAAATATATGATGTTGATGGAAATAAGTATATTGACCACTGTTTGGCTTATGGTCCTTTAATACTTGGTCATGCTGATCCTAAAGTAGTTAGGGAAGTGTCCAATCAGTTAACAATCGGGTCTGCTTATGGTACTCCAACTGAAAATGAAATCATTTTAGCAAAAGAAGTTGTTGACAGAATACCTAGTGCTGAAATGGTAAGATTTGTAAATAGTGGTGGAGAAGCTACTATGAGTGCTATAAGATTAGCCCGTGGTTTTACAGGTAAAGATAAAATTATTAAATTTGACGGTGCGTATCATGGTGCTCATGATTATACATTAGTTAAAGGAGAACCTGGTAAATCTTGTGTTCCAGATACTAAAGGAATTCCTCTTGATACAGCTAAAAATACCTATTCTGTACCTTTCAATGATGAAGAAGCTTTAAGTGATTTGATCCAAAAAGATGGTGATAACATAGCTTGTCTTATTATGGAGGTAGTTATGGGTAACATTGGTTGTATTGAACCTAAAAAAGGATTTTTGGAATTTGTAAGAAAAATTACTGAAGAAAATAATATTTTATTAATATTTGATGAAGTTATAACTGGTTTCAGATTAGCTAGAGGTGGAGCTCAGGAATATTATGGTGTAACTCCTGATTTAACTACAATGGGTAAAATTGTAGGTGGAGGTTTGCCTATGGGTGCCTTTGCAGGTAAAAAAGAAATAATGGAATTAATAGCACCTAATGGACCAGTTTATCAGGCTGGTACTTTCAGCGGTAATCCAATATCTGTTCAGGCAGGAATATCTACATTAAAACAGTTGGATAATCAGTTCTACAAAGATTTGGAAAGAAAAGGAAACTTTTTAAGAAGCAATATTCAGTCAATTATTGATGAACAGGGGTATAATATTACTCCTGTGGGCTGCGGATCAATGTTCCAGATATATTTCAACCCTGCTCCAGTTTATAATAATGACGATGCCCATAATTCTGATGCAAAAAGATTCTTGAGATACTTTAGAGCATTATTAAAAGAAGGGGTTTTCATTCCTCCAAGTCAATTTGAATGTAACTTTATTTCAAGTGCTCACAGTATGGAGGACTTAACACAAACTGCAGAAGCTATTGAAGTAGCTTTGGAAGTGGCTTTTAAGAAAAAAGGATAG
- a CDS encoding MarR family winged helix-turn-helix transcriptional regulator, with amino-acid sequence MGLEDEENVPTIPFISTIHRKYGIFLNHNMKDYNLSFGQYPILIRLYDEGPSTQQNLAKIFQLNESTITRALNKLEEKEYIEKHPDYENKRKNYVKVTPKGAKIAKEVMDYDEQWDKICSENLSEKEFEEFKTTLKKIYSTIVKREEK; translated from the coding sequence ATGGGGCTTGAAGACGAAGAAAATGTTCCAACAATCCCATTTATTTCAACAATACACAGAAAGTATGGAATTTTTTTAAATCATAATATGAAAGATTATAATTTAAGTTTTGGACAGTACCCAATTTTAATAAGATTATATGATGAGGGGCCGTCAACACAGCAAAATCTAGCTAAAATATTCCAACTTAATGAAAGTACCATAACACGAGCACTAAACAAACTAGAAGAAAAAGAATATATTGAAAAACACCCCGACTATGAAAACAAAAGAAAAAATTATGTCAAAGTTACTCCCAAAGGTGCCAAAATAGCTAAAGAAGTTATGGACTACGATGAACAGTGGGATAAAATTTGTAGTGAAAATTTAAGTGAAAAAGAGTTTGAAGAATTTAAAACCACACTTAAAAAAATATATTCAACTATAGTAAAAAGAGAAGAAAAATGA
- the argS gene encoding arginine--tRNA ligase: MYFEIEKQAIDAISDALDKFEVDNTLENFQVEDEKNFRLEFPPNPDMGDLASTIAFSLAKKLRKAPNLIASEIVEKLEIPEIFEKVEAIGPYVNFFIDYSNFSKKLLEYVGKDYGHLPKADEKIILEHTSANPNGPLHIGHVRNSIFGDSLNRLLKVAGREVETQYYVNDMGRQIAIIVFGITELGLKIEDQEGDKIDHKIGRLYFKANQKLNEDESLVSHVDNLIERYEGGAEPELNKIFEEVVESCLLGIKETLHRININHDDFVWEGQFVRSGEVDDMIKYFDHEGFVSYGDVTYIDLTCFQIEKEFVLRRSDGTSLYSTRDLAYHRYKATQGDVVLDILGSDHKLAAQQINVIFKEILREIPPEVIFYEFITLPSGSMSTRKGVFVSVDELVDEAVKRAADEIKSRNPDLTDEEIKPMAEDIGVGAIRFFIAKLSPEKHLTFKWDEALSFERGCASIQYAHARACKLLKKSGKDVSSLAVSDDWVPNENEKDLIRTIAKFPQVIEDCANKKRIHNITQYCQDLAGAFNKFYKAEQVIGSDVEDTRLVLVDRAKTTLKNALDILGVPAPQKM, from the coding sequence ATGTATTTTGAGATAGAAAAACAAGCAATTGATGCTATAAGTGATGCTTTAGACAAGTTTGAAGTAGATAATACTTTAGAAAATTTTCAGGTTGAAGATGAAAAGAATTTTAGATTAGAATTTCCACCAAATCCGGACATGGGAGATTTAGCTAGTACTATTGCATTTTCACTTGCTAAAAAATTAAGGAAAGCTCCTAATCTTATAGCTTCTGAAATTGTAGAAAAACTTGAAATTCCTGAAATATTTGAAAAAGTGGAAGCTATTGGCCCATATGTCAATTTCTTTATTGATTACTCAAATTTTTCTAAAAAGCTTTTAGAGTATGTCGGAAAAGATTATGGTCATCTTCCAAAGGCAGATGAAAAAATAATATTGGAACACACTTCAGCTAATCCTAACGGTCCATTGCACATTGGGCATGTAAGGAATTCTATTTTTGGTGATTCCTTAAATCGTCTTTTAAAAGTAGCTGGTAGGGAAGTTGAAACTCAGTATTATGTAAATGATATGGGAAGACAGATAGCTATTATTGTATTTGGAATTACCGAACTTGGTTTGAAAATTGAAGATCAGGAAGGAGATAAAATCGACCATAAGATTGGAAGATTATATTTCAAAGCTAATCAAAAATTAAACGAAGATGAAAGTTTAGTTTCACATGTAGATAATTTGATTGAAAGATATGAAGGTGGAGCAGAACCTGAATTAAATAAAATATTCGAAGAAGTAGTTGAAAGTTGTCTTTTAGGAATTAAGGAAACACTTCATAGAATCAATATAAACCACGATGATTTTGTATGGGAAGGTCAGTTTGTAAGAAGTGGTGAAGTGGATGACATGATTAAATACTTTGACCATGAAGGATTTGTCTCATATGGTGATGTAACTTATATTGATTTAACCTGCTTCCAAATTGAAAAAGAATTTGTACTTAGAAGGTCTGACGGCACTTCACTTTACTCAACAAGAGATTTAGCTTATCACAGATACAAAGCTACTCAGGGGGATGTGGTTTTAGATATTTTAGGTTCAGACCATAAATTAGCAGCTCAACAGATTAATGTAATCTTTAAAGAGATTTTAAGAGAAATTCCTCCTGAAGTTATATTCTATGAATTTATTACACTTCCTTCAGGATCCATGTCTACAAGAAAAGGAGTATTTGTTTCAGTTGATGAATTGGTTGATGAAGCTGTAAAAAGAGCAGCTGATGAAATTAAATCCAGAAACCCTGATTTAACTGATGAAGAAATTAAACCGATGGCTGAAGATATTGGTGTTGGAGCTATCAGGTTCTTTATAGCTAAATTATCTCCTGAAAAACACTTAACCTTTAAATGGGATGAAGCATTAAGCTTTGAGCGAGGATGTGCTTCTATTCAATATGCTCATGCAAGAGCATGCAAATTACTTAAAAAATCCGGTAAGGATGTATCTTCTTTAGCTGTATCTGATGACTGGGTTCCTAATGAAAATGAAAAAGATTTAATTAGGACAATAGCTAAGTTCCCACAGGTTATTGAAGACTGTGCTAACAAAAAAAGGATTCACAATATTACACAATACTGTCAGGATTTGGCTGGTGCATTTAATAAATTCTATAAAGCTGAACAAGTTATTGGTTCAGATGTAGAAGATACAAGACTTGTTTTAGTTGATAGGGCTAAAACTACTTTAAAAAATGCTTTAGATATTTTAGGAGTTCCAGCTCCTCAAAAAATGTAA